Within Longimicrobium sp., the genomic segment TATGGTAGATCCCGTCCACCCGCTCCACGTCTTCGCCTCTCCACCGCCGACGGCCATGCACCGCCTGATCCTCCTGGTCCTCTTCCTCCTCGCCGCCTGCAACTCGGTGCCGTCGGGGGCGAAGCGGAAGAGCCAGCCCGCGATGGTGGTGCAGCGCATCGGCGCGGCGAAGGTGACGGTGACGTACAACCGGCCCTCGGCGCGCGGGCGGGCGCTCTTCGGCGGGATCGTGCCGTGGGACTCGGTGTGGGACCCCGGCGCCGACGAGGCCACGAAGATCACGACCACGCGCGACCTGCTCGTCGAGGGCCACGTGCTGCGCCGGGGCGAGTACAGCCTGTGGGCCGTCCCCGGCCCCGCCGAGTGGACGGTGATCTTCAGCCGCGCGGCGGACGTCTACCACACGCCCTACCCCGGCGCGTACCGCGACGCCCTGCGCCTGCGCGTCCGCCCCCAGCGCGGACCGCACGTGGAGACGCTCGCCTTCTGGTTCCCCGTCGCCACCGGCGACAGCGCGGTGCTGGCGCTGCACTGGGGCGAGACCATCGTCCCGCTGCGCCTCCACCGGCGCTGACCGCCTCCCGCCGCCGCACGGCTCGTCACCGCCTCCGCGCGCTTCGTCACACGCGGCCGGCGACTCGTCCCTCGCCACCCACGGATCGTCACCGCGGCGGCTAGCGTGCCCCATTCGGCAGGGATCCCCGCACCGACGCCGCCATGGACGCCGCCACGCTCGCCACCGACCCGACGCTTCCCGCCGCAGGCGGCCCCGCGGAGGTGCGCGCGGAGCCCGGCCGCGGCGGGCCGCTGGGCCTGTCGTGGCGCGAGTGGCTGCTGGTGCTGGCGTTCTGGACGGCGGTGGGGGTGCTGGAATCGGTCAAGACGTACTTCTCGCCCTCCATCGTCGACGAGGGGCGCAACTGGCTGCGGCTACTCGCCGCGAACGTGCCGTGGTGGCACGTGTGGGCGCTCTTCACCCCGCTGGTGTTCCTGCACGCGCGCCTCTTCCCGCTCACCTCCGGGCGCCTGGTGAGGAGCGCCCTGCTGCACTTCGCCTGCGCCGTCCCCATCGCGCTGGTGCACATCGTGGCGGGCACCGGCGCGTGGTGGCTCGTGGTCGGCCGCCACGCCTCCGAGGGCACCTTCCGCGGCACCCTGGAGCAGATCGCGTCCGGGTACCTGATCTCCGACGTGATGGTCTACTGGGCCATCGTGGGCGCGTACACCGCCCTCGACTACCGCCGCCGCTACCGCGAGCGCGAGCTGGAGGCGGCGCGGCTGGCCGTGCGCGCCGCGCGGCTCGAGGCCTCGGTCACCGAGGCGCGGCTCAGCGCACTCCGGATGGAGCTCAACCCGCACTTCCTCTTCAACACGCTGAACTCGGTGGCCGGGCTGGTGCGGCGGCGCGAGAACGACCAGGCCGTGGGCGTGCTGGCCACGCTCGGCGAGCTGCTGCGCATTACCCTGGGGCAGCGCGAGCAGGAGGTGCCGCTGGAGCTGGAGCTCGACTTCCTGCGGCGCTACCTGGAGATCGAGCGCGTGCGCTTCCACGACCGGCTGACGGTGGAGGTGGACGTGCCCGCGCCGCTCCTGCACCACCCCGTTCCCTCGCTGGTGCTGCAGCCGCTGGTGGAGAACGCCGTCCGCCACGGCATCGCCCTCCAGCCCGGCCCGGGGCGGCTGGCGATCCGCGCCGCGCGGCGGGGCGGCGAGCTGGTGCTGGAGGTGAGCGACACCGGCCCCGGCCCCGGCGCCGTGGTGCGCGGCGGCGGCGTGGGGCTCAAGAACACCCGCGAGCGCCTGACGCGCCTCTACGGCGAGCGTGCCGCGCTCAGGCTGGAGGCCGCGCCGGGCGGCGGCACCCGCGCCGTGGTCACGCTCCCGCTTTCCGCCCAGGAGAATTCCGATGCCTGCGTCGCCTGAGCCCGCCCCCGAGCCCGTGGTGCGGGCGCTGATCGTGGACGACGAGCCGCTGGCGCGCGACTGCGTGCGGCTGGCGCTGGAGCGGCAGCCCGGCATCGAGGTGGCGGGCGAGTGCGCCGACGGCGAGCAGGCCGTGGAGGCGATCCTGGCCGAGCGCCCCGACCTGGTGTTCCTGGACGTGCAGATGCCGGGGCTGGACGGCTTCGGGGTGGTGGAGCGGGTGGGGGTGGAGCGCATGCCGGCCGTGGTCTTCGTCACCGCCTTCGACGAGCACGCCCTGCGCGCCTTCGAGGTGCACGCCGCCGACTACGTGCTGAAGCCTTTCGACGACGCGCGCTTCGCCGACGCGGTGCGCCACGCCCGCCGCCAGTTGCGCCCCGGCGGCGAGGACGAGCTCCGGCGCCGGCTGGACGCGCTCTTGGGCGAGGTGCGCGGCGGCGCGGCGCGCCCGGTCACGCGGCTGATGGTGCAGGTGAAGGACCGCATCCGCTTCGTGCGCGCCGACGAGGTGGACTGGTTCGAGGCGGCGGGGAACTACGTGCGCATCCACACCGGCGGCCAGGCGCACCTGATCCGCGCCACGTTGGCGGGCCTGGCCGGGCAGCTGGACCCGGCGCGCTTCGTCCGCATCCACCGCTCGACGGTGGTGAACGTC encodes:
- a CDS encoding LytTR family DNA-binding domain-containing protein, which gives rise to MPASPEPAPEPVVRALIVDDEPLARDCVRLALERQPGIEVAGECADGEQAVEAILAERPDLVFLDVQMPGLDGFGVVERVGVERMPAVVFVTAFDEHALRAFEVHAADYVLKPFDDARFADAVRHARRQLRPGGEDELRRRLDALLGEVRGGAARPVTRLMVQVKDRIRFVRADEVDWFEAAGNYVRIHTGGQAHLIRATLAGLAGQLDPARFVRIHRSTVVNVDRIREVQPWFGGDYIAILEDGRQLRVSRSFRDSLLRPLA
- a CDS encoding DUF2911 domain-containing protein, which produces MHRLILLVLFLLAACNSVPSGAKRKSQPAMVVQRIGAAKVTVTYNRPSARGRALFGGIVPWDSVWDPGADEATKITTTRDLLVEGHVLRRGEYSLWAVPGPAEWTVIFSRAADVYHTPYPGAYRDALRLRVRPQRGPHVETLAFWFPVATGDSAVLALHWGETIVPLRLHRR
- a CDS encoding histidine kinase, with the translated sequence MDAATLATDPTLPAAGGPAEVRAEPGRGGPLGLSWREWLLVLAFWTAVGVLESVKTYFSPSIVDEGRNWLRLLAANVPWWHVWALFTPLVFLHARLFPLTSGRLVRSALLHFACAVPIALVHIVAGTGAWWLVVGRHASEGTFRGTLEQIASGYLISDVMVYWAIVGAYTALDYRRRYRERELEAARLAVRAARLEASVTEARLSALRMELNPHFLFNTLNSVAGLVRRRENDQAVGVLATLGELLRITLGQREQEVPLELELDFLRRYLEIERVRFHDRLTVEVDVPAPLLHHPVPSLVLQPLVENAVRHGIALQPGPGRLAIRAARRGGELVLEVSDTGPGPGAVVRGGGVGLKNTRERLTRLYGERAALRLEAAPGGGTRAVVTLPLSAQENSDACVA